The genomic window TTTACAAAAGTTCAACAAGGGCGTatgttaaacagccaataaaggatgatctcaaatatatagatataacagttttctaatagctggagtccataggaaacataaaaaaaatataacgagtctcttacctcacgttaaaacatggtaaaaatgttttttctacagaacgcttctagccaaatttctgaaaaacgcggggtcaaacaaacctgcgcgacaaagaaatcgtgacgtcagtggcggctatttggtgtggaaaatagcgccctcagtttgacAAAGCTGGAGAACGGATGCATTTTTGACTCAAGTTATtcgttactaaatgcaaattttgagagtaacaTGTCtttttggccataaaaaggtaatagttgaaatattgagatcatcctttattggctcttgaAAAGCACTGGTCAATGactgctggacacctttggtgattgtcaaagaccagtattctcacttggtgtttgccaacatttgcataaaataacacatctgatattggtcatcgaagttgcaagagaataataaaataaaacacacccTCGTTGTAAGGTTGCACAACTACGTAACctcaagtttttatgcttacaactattttgagtaattaccgttTGTGACCAGTGCCTTCAATATTTTGGAAATATATCATATATTCACACCAATGTCAagttgaacccacaaccttcatccaactgagctatttatcCCTTGTTTTTgtaagcatgtacatgtatcttttgaTTCCATACAAGATATTCTGacctgatttttcttttttttttacttgaaataatttttataaTCTTACATTTTAAGCTAGCCACATCTTAACAAGCAACAAATGGATCCAGATGTATCCAGATTGAATAATTGAAATAATTACCTGAAATAATTGTTTATCTTACAATAAGCAAGCCATACCTTTATAAGCAAGCAATAGATCCAGATAGATCCAGATTTGATTCAGATGGAGCCAGATGGATCCAGATAGATCCAGATAGAACCAGGTGGATCCAGATAGAACCAGGTGGATCCAGATGGAATACtagaaaataataattgtttatcTTACAATACGCAAGCCTTATCTTTATGAGCAAGCCATGGATCCAGATAGATCCAGTTCTATTTTATCTTACACAATTCTCAAtatgggcgggggggggggggggaacacagaatctcctgccacatcgGAATGCTGACCAGTCCTGttcagcccggttcatactttctgcgaatgtgaTATAAATTTTGGCGTTacagggctgttttcacagcaaatgtttcacaggagttgagttcaagtcaactgatgcgaattactCGCTCTGCATTTGTGATGTAAagaatttgtatcgcattcgaaGGAAAGTCTTCGCAGGaaacatttgcaggaagtatgaacaaggCTCTAGTCAATGCTATCTCTGCAGCCAATAGTGGTAGCCGGTTGATACAGACCATCATAGAGCAAGTTTAAGTGGGCACATTCAGACGACCCGTGGTTGACTACagaccagcaacgtacatgcgcagtgacgcactcaatcgaacgactcgtttggaagtccagtcaaccttccaccttttcgctatagtgtcactgggGCCCCTCTGCGCTTAACACATATTAGAAtagaacatgctgttgggaccagttaagaaaccatgggcttgaggctggttccaaatggtcgaccacaccGAGTCAAAgtagtcaacctttagttaaccattgtgcacactcgaacttgctcttaaCATCTTAAGCTGTAGCCATTGATCCGGCTGCTCCTCCACCTTCCATATTCTCCTGATCATCTTCTGCATCAGTAAGACGCAAATCATCCAGCATCTCCTGTAGACTGATACGAGGAGCATCATCCTCGTCGCTTGATTCCACGGCAATGTCCTTATCACGATCTGCATGACAACCAAGACAATAAGGACCATCAAGATATCAATCAAAGTCGGAACATTGTTAACTCGGACAAGCAAATAAGCTATGCACAAAACAAAGAATAgcattagctgttgcaaactgcttaatAACCAAAAGGATATGGTATGaccttttatgcatatgttgagatacaccaagtgagaagactggtcattgacaattaccaatagtgtcgagtgtCTTTAATCATGAAGAGACAATGCtactagcgcagaaatttggcgcttgccgtgcagaattcggcggttagcagagccaagCAGTTGGGCCCTGATATCAAAAATAACTGACAATCAAGATGACTTACCCAAGTAGATGTTGACATTCTTTCTGTAGTCTGTATCTTCTTCAAGGTCTTCCAGGAAACCCATGTAATCCCTGACAAGAAAAGAAACCAAAATATTAGGTTCATTCCAACAAGAAGTTGTTTACTATTTCttcttaaagggagggtatacctttgaaaaataaaatatgcgACATAAAAACGCACTTGGGAGGAAGCAATGCAGCTGTTGATATGtgtgacattttgagaaatgattcccttcaaaggaatgtgGATTAAGAGAGAGGGATTCAACGACATTACAATCTGAGCACGAAGCATTTCTCAAACTAGTATTTCAATTTCGGACTATTCTTCCTGGGATTCAAACCACACTACACAAAGATGAAAAATAGGAGAAGATATGATCTTCAATAAAGATCAATATCAGACATGTTAGCTGCAGGCCTCGGTGGGATTGGAACCACACTTCACAGAGATGAACAGTAGGAGAGGATATTATTTTCAATAAAGATCAATATCAGACATGTTAGCTGCAGgcctcggtgggattcgaaccacacTTCTTACCTGTCTGCTCTGTCAGTATTCACTCCCTCTTCATCCTTACGGAGCATCTTCAGTTTCCAGTTGCGTTTACGATTACGCTTCTGACGATTGCCGTAGTATTTCTTGATCAGAACAACATCGGGAAGTAAATCAGCTCTCATCTGCAGAGagaaagaatgaaagaaaattaGTCTCCTGAcgttgactagagcaagctagagcaagctagtcaaaacgttgagaccaattcaaaaaCTTACTGTGCAGTAGTGCAATACGATCTTATAAGCTACAGTAGTAGTCCAAGCCTATTTTCTacaccttccgcccgggtaatacttaaaaaagcaggacagttcttttctgataaatctactccgcggtagtagaataaagcaagacagttctctaaaaacaaactctaccttgcaagtcgatacacacatggtgttaccgtaaaccaaataatattgatgcctcactatgcaatgcctcaaatcctgtaTAAAATTAGACGGATCGACAAAATTTGGGTGGGGGACCTTGTGACATAATAGgcaatatcattttttttaaatctaaaaaATCCTAATATTTGGCTGttagttaaagttttttttgtcagtAGTGACTCTCCCCCCTGGactaaatttcataaagctgcttaagcacaaaaagtagctaagcacacacaaaatatgcttaccaaaataaggggttaccagccaatgtaCTATGTaacatgcacaatttgtgactggtatcctgctcatttctactaagcaaaaaaaaatgttgagccCTGATCCACTTACCTCTGCAAGGTACGAATTGTTGACGTTGGTTCTGGTGAAATCAAAGCCAATTGCCAGGTCCCCGGCACGCAGCAGGTGCCCAAGATGGCTACGGCAATGATACTGAGTATCACATACACCCATATCCTGAGTACGCATCACCCACACATCAGCCAGTAAATGCTGCAAAGAAGgaagaaaaatgaaacaaagttTGAGTGTACAATTTAGGTAAACTCTTGATCACAacactgaaaatattttcataCCTGAAATTTTCGACCAACACTTCTGTCTTCATCAGCAGGATGTTGAACCCGTGACCTTGCGGACACGTGATCCCAAGACCAtatgaaaatattttcagtgtTTCGATCAAGAGTTTACCTAATGTATCTAACTACCAACACAGATGAACTTTCACACTACAGTTTGAGTGTTTTAGCTTGTTACCCTTTGCATTaatgtcatacatgtacatgcagctAATGTCTGACACATCAGGAGAATCGTATTCGCTTGCCACTTCAGGAACGAAATTGCACAtaaatattcattcattcatcaaCTTACTCATGgttttgtaaacatttacaATTCACGACATCAACCGATTTGcaagtaaacaataaaactgTACAACTTGaagaaaacacaatgaaataacaacaaaggatttaaaacaaaaagatatgTACCCAGAAGTACATAAAGTTGCACAATGAAACTGGTTTCTCAGTAAGTTTGATGATGTCAGGTCAATATTAATGTACGCATGAAAACACCACATCACCTAAATTCTGCAGAAGCACTGTATAGGataataggatttgaggcattgcatggtgaggtatcaatatatatttggtatgcggtacaccatgtgtgtagctacttgccaggtagattttgttcttagagaactgtcttgctttattctggggtgttcgggggttcgggagacttctcagatctgaaaagaactgtcctgctttttaactattaccagggcggatggtatagaaaatagactgggaCTACTTCTTCAGCTTATAGGCTcatgattaactgtactaccgtggagtcagttctttaattggtctcaacgtttcgactagcttgctctagctatcgtcaggagactgaagaggtaagagaagAGTGGGCTTGTATAACACATGGGGATTTTGACTCCTAAATGGTGCAACCAAGATTATTACCAAGTTGTGATAATCACTGTACACTCGGATTCCAATATACAATAGCCATTTATCAATCGTGGCTTATAGCGACAGTCCGAGCCTATTCATGGTACATGCAAGACATTCTACAATTTCATGAaagagaagaaacaaaaatccagGTGCATTTAATAGGAGATCGTTTGTTGTCTTTACTTTGTTTAGCCAGCGTTTCATTGCGACCACAATATTCTCTTTACAAAAAATACtgaaaaattctgaaaaaaaaagaagaaaaaaacaattgcgCAGAGACACAGGAAAGACTTTTCAGAACTGTCAGAgggtggttaaaggaacattacagaattggtaagaaaacaaaattgtcttaagatcacagatttacataaaactaacacggtctaatgatgacgaaagtagaaaacttcccttgaaacgtttctgtctaaaatgttatacttgatgagaaataaataaaattatttcccATTTGAAGTTAATCGCTCAGtaagttttattaattttttcaaatCGATGTcttgcaaaatgtgtaatcgttttttcactttttttgtgtgtgacccagatggtcgatcgatcccaaacttctacaggtttgtcagtttatgtatatggtggattacataacgtgcttatactgccagcaactgtcttgctagcaaaaaccaattctgtaatgttcctttaaatgaacatTTTCAGGAATAATTTTCCTATCACACCTTGTTTGATCTTGACCCATGGCCAGCCACATGGGGTTGTTCCTTCTCCTCAATCCTTTCTACTTGCAGGACGGTGAATTCAGTCAAATGTTTAGGGTTGTCACACAAACTACTGAAAGGACTACGCCAGAATGAGGAGGCAGAAACATCAGCGACTATTGACAAGAAATGACAAATCAGGTAAAATAAcagtattaaagggaaggtacacatttggtaattacccaaaacaaatatcaacttaaaaactgacttggtaacgagcattggagagctgttgattgatAGTtatgtgggaaacgactccctcggaagtaacgtagttcataaaataataaaagacttctagctagaagtctttgattcttatctgaaagcaaacaaattcgtccaacaagggtgttttttttttcatcattttctcgcaacttcgaagatcgattgagcccaaattttcacaggcttgttattttatggttatgatgggatacaacaagtgagaacactggtctttgacgatcaccaaacgtgtaccttccctttaaaaaaaaaaaaaaaaagttttcagattattatttttttgtacacgACTTAAAttcagaaagaaatatttccaAGATAATGATGGTTCTTGtctgaacttcataatcagagCCCGATTTGACAAAGCCTGTAAGCAGGAAAagctactacatgtacatataaaagtattgcttaacagaaaacaGCTAGCAAGCCAAAATTAGGTTTAAGTTATAATGCTGTGAccggtgccccactcaatgtttgctaagcattgctaagcaaagaaacttgtcaagcagtgttttctgcttaacaacttCATGAATTCGAACCCAGCAAGCTTtcagactattttgtcagctctaccaatcctgtataatacagTGTAGTGGAAGTTCCAATTAGAGGGGGGAGGGTTGTATTTAGCAGGCCATGAATTTtcgtttttgaaggggcacttctatgaggaaaaatGTAATCGCAACAAGagggcaccacaacaaaagaacagggcaccacagcaattgatgTGGGTGCTgttggttattttgaggcctgggtGGGGTAAGAGGTGTCCATCTCATGAAAAGATCAAAACATTACTGATGCCAGCAgggttaagcctggttcatacttcatgcgaatgcgaaacaaatgttgactccacaaattcgcaacgaataattggcagcagttgaactctgctctactcacttgcgaatatcgctgcgaaaggagggtcgtaatgtcaaattcacgtcacATTCGCCTCGCATTCGCATTGGCagtaagtatgaaccgggcttaaggcttccaaaaaaaagtaaatgtttGTTCCCTTTTGGCAGGACATTTGACGTGAGTGCCGAGGGTTATTTTCAGGCCTGATTGATTCAGGGTTGAATCAAGGGCCGTCTTACCTTGTAATGTAAGAGGGTCGATGAACTGTAAGCCACTAGTAACTCTGGTGCAGAGAACAAGCTGGCCAATGTTACCCAGCGACCTCGCTACCTTCTTAGGCAGGCAAACAATCTCATCCTGCAAAAAAGCAATACAAGATCACGCTTTAGACATGAAATGACATCTGTATTACACCATGGAGTCTAAagctcaggcctggaatttcatctttgaaagggtaaggccattttcattggAAATTCTtaaaatcaatgggaaacttttgaaggggcaccgaggccaagaccaggggcaacagaggcaaaaGCCTCCATGGCcttcatgtaattccaggcctggaatcctggttcatacttcctgcgagtgcgaataaaattttgacatcacaagaTCGCAACAAAACATTTGCAGCAGTTCAGCTGTGCTCAGCTCTTGcaaaaaacagagttgtgacgtcaatatttgcttaaaatttgcaggaagtatgaaccgggttgaagtgatgtttgaagcattgcatggtgtgaaggataagaatagagtataaataatagtaaacttgtgggtagaACCATCTAaaaattctcttttgagggagttgGCTCtgaagagccagtttggtcacaaagtttcgaacagtatactctgctcagaACCAGAATCAGCACTTCTCACACAAGAGATTTTAACTCAAACCTTACTTTAAGCatgaaacaagtatttttttataaggGATAATGGAAATAAGAAAGTCAAGCCCCTACATGGAGTTGTCTTACCTTACATACTGGCACAATCTCCACAGAGAAGGTGTACTTATAGACGTATGTATTATTATGAATATCATGAGATATCAACTGCTGTGCTGTCTTGTatctgaaaaataaatttgaaagaCCATCTAtttaaaaacatacattttctatttttttttgggggggggtaggggtgatgagtttaaaataaaataaaaatcaggtTAAAAATTGAGAAAACACATCACTGAATACATACAATTTATAATCTATGATGgtttcttaaagggtctatgtactttttgtttgacacaaaacacaatgtgcacagatttacgttaaactcACACAGTATCAAGATAGTGATGGTAGagagcttccctgaaaatactacttgctgaggtgctgtagtttttgaggaatgaggaaaaaaaaatgtcataaaaataactttcgtctcagtgatGAGACCAaagattattttagcatgtaaaaacgtgcttttatgacactgttttactcatttctcaaaaactacagcacctcagcaactaatattttgatGTACGgtttctacaatcattatcttcaaacggtgtaagtttgatgtaaatctgtggacactgtgttttgtgttacaaaaagtacccaaattcaTTAACATAACATCTAGTTTATTTTACAATCACATCTATATGCACATGTATGTTTTTGTATGTTAATAATATACAGTTGTTCTCTTGAGGACCTGTTGAAGAGGAGAGCCTCTAGACAGAAACTGTGTTTCTTTCAGGAAATCATTCAGGGGCAAGCTGAATCCTTTTCCTTCCTCTGTATTTTAATTGCTCATTGCTgtatctttgaatgtttttacctAATTAGTGTGCTGTACTAAAATGACTGTACTTCTTTATCCACGCgagaaattaaataaatataaacatcCAAGTTTTCTTCCAATCACATATATGTTACTAACCTGCACGGTACAGCGTTCATAAGAAAGTCCACCATCTTCCGAGCATGATCCTTAGTAGTGTAAAAGAAGTCAAGTCCTTCGTCATGTTGCTTGATGTTGAGCGTTTTGACATGCATGCTGTGCTTCAGGATGTACTGCTCCAAGTAGAAAAAGGTCTTCTTGTGAGATGTCTggaaaatcaaatcaaacaggaATCAATTTAAGTTTCTCAAAAGAAGTGCCTGCAGAAAATTATTGTTGTgattcatttctaaaaaaactagAACACCTCATTTTAGTAATAATTTAAGAGAAGAtatctaccatcattatcttcaaaccgtgtaagtttagtgtaagtCTGTGGATGTTTgagttttgtgttgtacaaaaggttaccaaaccctttaaataaGGGATCCAAGGGTAAAACTCTGTTTTGTGATACACTCATTTTTCAAGGATGTTGGCCGCACTCTAGCCAAACAGCTCTAGGCTGTGTCCAAACCGGCTACACAGCTAGATCAGCACTTCTACTAGTGTAGAAGAATAGGCAGATGCGCAGGATATAGcggtagctgtagccgaagttgctGTTGCGGACATGACCTTAGTCTGTACGGAAGAGGCATGTGGTCACAAGGAGACAAAATGTCTGAGGTTAAAGAAGAGTAGAGATGATAACCACCTTCTGTCTGAGTTGGACAACAGCTTTCCAGAAGTCTTTAGCTTCAACTCGATGACAATCAGGACACATCTGAGTGCTGACGACAAACTCCACGACGAAGACTTGCTCTAAGATGGCCCCGCCCATAACCTCCATCTGGATGGACAGCTTGAGCTTGATACGACGAGAATGCGGCTCAGTCCAGATGAAACCAGCATCGATCAGTCTGACCTGTAGGTATGGCgggtcaaaggttaaaggttattaaacaaaataaaaattaagtcatttgtaaagcgcctcaTGCAAAAGCCTCTGAGCGCATAAAgggaacaataaaatatacaatgagtGAAAAAATGATTAAATACAGGCAGGTTACAAATAAGCTGCTTCAAACAAGAGTTTTTAACGGAGATTTAAAACTGtgtaaagaactagcctggcgaatatgcacaggaagactattccaaagaaatggtGCTGGGTAAGAAAATGATCTGTGGTTATATTtgacaaaattcaaaattgcaCCTCAGGATTCCTGTAATCTGGTAATGTACACATGTAATATAATTATTTGCACTTCTGAATATCTGCAATTTATGCTCATTAGGGAcaaagttttgaattgttccaCATAGTGTGTATTCAAACATCTGGAACAAAGTTGGTCCAACCATGTTGACAATTTAGTTTCTTGAGAAAGTAGAATCAGCTGTTGTAAACTGCTTAAAAAGAACCCGTTGTAttatatgcaaaaaatagttaatggcatgacattttaACCCCAGCCGAGATCTTTTTTTTCCCATCAGGATaaagaacataatttgtttttacccttacccACCCGAGTGACTGTTCACAGAACTTGTGAATGTACTGAGTGtgcagtgcttaatacacacaggcctgatacttcacggaggcaacggaggcgattgcctccgttgccccttgtcattgccttggtgcccttgaaatgctccagtagaaatttacaatttcctcatagggcgccctttgccaaagagaaaatgccttggtgcccttgccctttcaaaaacgaagcatacaggcctgcacacatcggtgtaagggtaataaCAAATTATACGCTACTCAATGACTGTTCTTACAATACCTTACTAAGGCCTTTGAGCTTCTTGAGACATAAAGCAAGAAGTTCTCTCGACTCCAAGGAACACTTTACCCAATGGGCAGGAGGTTGAAGATATCTGTAAACAACACACAGTTTAAGATGAGGTTTAACAGTTATAATACATAAGTCAACATTCATGCATTGTCATGGCTTGAATTGGGGGGAAatagagggagctatttctctcaatgttcttattaataatatatagtgcacgtatctactgacaaggtactcaaggcgcttagtatacatacatttgtacagaaagataggtaattaaAGTTATGAATTATGTTGTGTTACATGtgtaacacaacacatgggaccaatggctttacgactaagcaatggtcaagtgtcttgctttaaaaggacacaagtgtcacgactgggagattcaaacccacactctgctgatcagaaacaccagagtttgaattcggtgctcctataaccgctcgaccacgacTGTCGACACTTCCACAAACATCCCTCCAATGCTGGTgaccaactaagtttttatgctaacagttgtttgagtaattaccaacagtgtccagtgccttaaagtggAAGAAGGTGTTTATACAAACCTCTCACATGATTTGCAGAAGTAGAGGGTAGCTTGCTTTGGGATTCCTTCAGTAATATCAACCTGTGTTCGTAGACAAGCTACACACATATTAGCCGGGTTGGGCTGGATTGGGGTACCGCACTGGCAACACAAACTATCAAGAAAAAAGAAGACATTACAATTCAAACAttgtcaaatgaaaaaaaaagaacttaatATGGactcctacatgtacttgtactctCATCGTATCCAGACCTTGCTCTTAGAAGGTTGGGTCATTATTTGGTTTTTGACCCGggaaatttgtttgtaatttataTCAGAAAGCTTACAAATGGTTATGGAAGTAGCCGGCAAAATAATTTGGTTAGAATGCCCCTGTAGATgagaaatttataaaaacaatttaaactgAGAATCgcttcatgcatgaatcatttctcagatgTCCAAGGGTTGGCACCGTTGGCATCTGTTTGTGAATAAAAATTTGTGCGGTCAGAGATGTAGTTTAGTTAGTGCCTGGCACTGTCATCTCACCAAACAAGAGTAAAGCGTGAGTGAAAATATCATGACGTCGTAAACCTCCATCCATCCTCCCCCTcccggagtggattggaccgatttatggggctagggCTAAGTAAGTAAGACTAAGACTAAGTAGAGTCCATATATAGAAAGTTATCCGGTATTGAAATAAGTTTTGTCTTACAAatataggaaaagtttccgtatggcgccaccactttttcattcgatatgaaataatatagtatctaatttacctcaataagatatccctttttgtaaaaatgagtgaaaaggtggtggcgccatacggaaagttatcccaaataTATCATTACGGAATGTCATGTATTTTCCTGACATGTCAAAAACATGTGTCGGTAGAGCTAGCTAGAGGAAGGATGGACTTTCACCTTAAATTTGGCAAACTTCTTGGTTGGGGATGAAGAAATGGGGCGGTTTTATTTTTGACCAAACCAAGTCTAGCATATCTGAGAAATCCAATACTTCTACTTACATAGTTCCTTCAGTACTCGTCTGTTGTTGATCTAAATACTCCATGTTGAACAATACACCTGTTTTCTGTTATTCTAGTTTTAATCTcgatattattaaattattggGGAAAAATGATTGTGCAACACTTTCGGTCATCAACCACACACGTGTAAATGTTAAATATCACTCGACCTTAAAAGCAAGGGCGAGTTGGTCAGTAAGGTGCAACAGCTCAGTAACAGCTCGTTAAGATTGCCAGACGagtttgacatacatgtacaattagaTGGCTACATTGGATGGTGCCGAGTTGGTCAACACTAGTGGCAcgcaacctcgctaccatgggcatgCAGCACGCGACAGTGCAACACTAACCCCTGGATAAATACTTAGGAACTACAACACGCTGCAATCGATGGGCAAAACAAGCATAAATGCAACCTCGTTGCAGCATCCAACCCTCGAACCCTGAAGAAACTTTTGGGGCCACAAAAAAGCGTTTGATCTGCACCGACCATGGAGTCCAtggtctgtgcatggaggtgtTTCTGCAGAAAATGTTCATACacgtcattttttttaaaggaaaaaacccgctatttatttatttatcttctTTGCATTCCTTCAATCCCTACTCAATACACTGAGTTTGTGCATGCTTTGCCTTGCCTTGGTTCACAAACATTACGGCTGAACCATGGATATGCTGGTtgattagacccagtaactggggcgctgtattcctttttcgaagttttgacattttctgtcatactagaatgtcaacatttcgaaaaggaatacagcgccccagttactgggtgtACTGGTTGAAGTTCAATGGCCTCCATGGTTGAACCATGTAGTCACATTGACtcgagcaggacttgaacctgcaaccacactttcagcccaaatttatttaaaaacaattctagtcattttgatttgaaagtatagtttgcaaaatgaaaagcacTAGAGTTTAAAGCAGCGCATAATATTCATTCTTCCAATTCTAATTGATGTGTTTAATTATTTAGCTAAACCAACTGATAAAAGGaaacatcatttaaaaaagaaacacttCGACAAAGCTGTTGTTCATTAAAAAGgagtacaattttgtttttatttcaacaaaatacgaacaagaaaagaacttttcaatgttaaacaaaacatgaactTTACTAATAAGCAGGCAATACATTGCGTAAGACCAACTTTCTTCCTTGTGTAGAGCAGCgtagaacacgttgccttggatcgatcgagttggtctttgaaaagcgtctgtaaccatttgttgtatggttagaaagatgttttgaaagtagaatacaatgatctacacaaatttgccttaaaatttgccttggttttccttttactttgcgaactaacacagttggccatgtatgggagtcaaaaatttgaggtcaaaaatttgattcccataaatggcagattGTGTTAGTCGaaatcatgcaatttcgagtgatacttgtgtggatcattatattctacttttaaaatatctttctaaaacTGAACCCCAACATATCTGCCCAAGATCGTTCTCCAAAAGAGGCATCTTTTTCTGTTTAATTCATCACTTCATGCTGGACCCCCACCCCCAAAGATATGTAAGAAGGAAATAGTAAGAATAAATTAttcacactggacactattggtaatgactcaaaataattggtagcacaaaaaaaaacttattttggtaacaagcaa from Asterias amurensis chromosome 17, ASM3211899v1 includes these protein-coding regions:
- the LOC139949952 gene encoding 60S ribosomal export protein NMD3-like, with the protein product MEYLDQQQTSTEGTILCCQCGTPIQPNPANMCVACLRTQVDITEGIPKQATLYFCKSCERYLQPPAHWVKCSLESRELLALCLKKLKGLSKVRLIDAGFIWTEPHSRRIKLKLSIQMEVMGGAILEQVFVVEFVVSTQMCPDCHRVEAKDFWKAVVQLRQKTSHKKTFFYLEQYILKHSMHVKTLNIKQHDEGLDFFYTTKDHARKMVDFLMNAVPCRYKTAQQLISHDIHNNTYVYKYTFSVEIVPVCKDEIVCLPKKVARSLGNIGQLVLCTRVTSGLQFIDPLTLQVADVSASSFWRSPFSSLCDNPKHLTEFTVLQVERIEEKEQPHVAGHGSRSNKHLLADVWVMRTQDMGVCDTQYHCRSHLGHLLRAGDLAIGFDFTRTNVNNSYLAEMRADLLPDVVLIKKYYGNRQKRNRKRNWKLKMLRKDEEGVNTDRADRDYMGFLEDLEEDTDYRKNVNIYLDRDKDIAVESSDEDDAPRISLQEMLDDLRLTDAEDDQENMEGGGAAGSMATA